The following coding sequences lie in one Zingiber officinale cultivar Zhangliang chromosome 2B, Zo_v1.1, whole genome shotgun sequence genomic window:
- the LOC122046982 gene encoding uncharacterized protein LOC122046982, which produces MASLVPGVLIKLLQHMNTDVKIAGEHRSSLLQVVSIVPALSGSDLFNNQGFYLKVSDSSHATFVSLADEHNDLILSDKIQLGQFIHVDRLEVGSPVPILKGVRPLPGRHPCVGNPEDLVVTSSLCFLNSDKLKPSSDSKNSSNTSSENAKGKLVISKLTTKTQKAERKRIQLSKSSSLLSKRPVIGKLGKKDMSLGSRSMNSRSIPSSPSSVYSLPASFEKFSSEVKKHARAKGVEKRALSRVSLLEKAAASMLKVTSAGRKPTAGNFLANFAPTIELGPKALRKSWEGNLDTRGRHTSTSKCGKPTAKSESRSASAPRQKSSKNETSLAKEDSKLQTPTKKVIANGPGEDSDKVAKQSHVSKKPSETSNSLSNFVKVETTKRNWTDDSISWQSLPSSLAKLGKELLKYRDAAQQAAVEAMQEASAAESLIRCLSMYAELSGSAREENPQPAVAQFLAFQSSLSRAAAVADSLSKSRSQSVAAASSGGSPDPIPEEVLKISRSNRRRAGSWVSAALATELSPFSLYNRKNLTAASPTAAVVLEGPSKASSAAAAATSKASFQSKSRSFAVAPGNGKTKGPAPPSLLLEWERGGGLEEGAELARVLREDAQSWFLAFVERFLDSDAATVEPSDREQVATMLSQLKKVNDWLEAVSRRKREGDTDLQEDGEGPTCVPPETVERLRKKIYEYLLTHVESAAVALGGGGGGVPTATPPHPAAGSGGRLSRRKG; this is translated from the exons ATGGCATCCTTAGTCCCCGGTGTCCTTATCAAGCTCCTGCAGCACATGAATACCGATGTGAAGATCGCCGGAGAGCATCGCTCTTCCCTTCTTCAAGTTGTGAGTATCGTCCCTGCCCTCTCTGGAAGTGATCTCTTCAACAACCAAGGGTTTTATCTCAAGGTCTCTGATTCTTCCCATGCAACATTTGTCTCCCTGGCCGATGAGCACAATGACCTCATCTTAAGCGACAAGATCCAGCTCGGTCAGTTCATTCATGTCGATCGCCTTGAGGTCGGCTCCCCGGTTCCCATTCTGAAGGGTGTGAGACCACTTCCTGGTCGTCACCCCTGTGTTGGGAACCCTGAGGATCTCGTCGTCACCAGTTCTCTTTGTTTTCTTAATTCGGATAAACTGAAGCCGTCCAGTGACTCAAAGAATAGCAGCAACACATCCTCAGAAAACGCAAAGGGGAAATTGGTGATATCCAAGTTAACTACAAAAACGCAGAAGGCAGAAAGGAAAAGGATTCAGCTTTCTAAGTCTAGCTCTCTGCTCTCAAAACGACCAGTTATTGGCAAATTGGGCAAGAAAGACATGAGTTTGGGATCAAGATCAATGAACTCAAGGTCGATACCTTCGTCTCCAAGTAGTGTGTATTCTTTGCCTGCCTCTTTTGAGAAATTCTCTAGTGAGGTTAAGAAGCATGCAAGAGCGAAAGGAGTAGAAAAGCGGGCATTGTCAAGAGTGAGTCTGTTGGAGAAGGCAGCAGCTTCCATGTTGAAAGTGACATCTGCCGGCAGGAAGCCTACTGCTGGAAATTTCTTGGCGAATTTTGCGCCCACCATTGAATTAGGGCCAAAAGCTTTGAGAAAGAGCTGGGAAGGGAATCTGGACACTAGGGGAAGACATACTTCTACCTCAAAATGTGGCAAACCGACTGCAAAATCTGAATCCAGAAGTGCTTCT GCTCCTCGACAGAAATCATCAAAAAACGAGACATCATTAGCTAAGGAGGATAGCAAACTTCAAACTCCTACAAAGAAAGTGATCGCAAATGGTCCTGGAGAGGATTCTGACAAAGTAGCTAAACAGAGTCATGTTTCGAAAAAGCCTTCAGAGACTAGTAACAGTCTGAGTAACTTCGTGAAGGTTGAAACAACTAAAAGGAACTGGACAGATGACAGTATTTCATGGCAGTCACTTCCATCGTCTCTAGCAAAACTAGGGAAG GAGCTTTTGAAGTATAGGGATGCAGCACAACAGGCTGCAGTAGAGGCTATGCAAGAAGCTTCTGCCGCTGAGAGCTTGATTCGTTGCTTAAG CATGTACGCGGAGCTGAGTGGCAGTGCCAGGGAAGAGAACCCGCAGCCGGCCGTGGCTCAGTTCCTCGCCTTCCAGTCCTCCCTCTCCCGTGCCGCGGCCGTTGCCGACTCTCTCTCTAAGTCCAGGTCTCAATCCGTGGCCGCAGCTTCGTCAGGCGGATCCCCTGATCCAATCCCAGAAGAAGTATTGAAAATCTCCAGGAGCAATCGCCGCCGCGCCGGCTCCTGGGTCAGCGCAGCACTCGCCACCGAGCTCTCCCCTTTCTCCCTCTACAACCGCAAGAACCTCACCGCGGCCTCCCCGACGGCGGCTGTGGTACTCGAGGGCCCGTCCAAAGCTTCCTCAGCAGCAGCGGCGGCGACCTCCAAGGCCTCGTTTCAGTCAAAATCCAGGTCATTCGCCGTGGCTCCTGGCAATGGGAAGACGAAGGGGCCGGCGCCACCGTCGCTGCTGCTGGAATGGGAGCGCGGAGGAGGGCTGGAAGAGGGAGCCGAACTGGCACGCGTGCTGAGGGAGGACGCGCAGTCGTGGTTCCTGGCGTTCGTGGAGAGGTTCCTCGACTCGGACGCGGCCACGGTAGAGCCGTCCGACCGGGAGCAGGTGGCCACGATGCTGTCACAGCTCAAGAAGGTGAACGACTGGCTGGAGGCGGTCAGCCGACGAAAGAGGGAAGGCGATACCGACTTGCAAGAGGACGGCGAGGGTCCAACCTGCGTACCGCCTGAGACGGTGGAAcgtttgaggaagaaaatttacgAGTACCTCCTCACCCACGTCGAATCCGCAGCGGTCGCACttggtggcggcggcggcggcgtcccGACCGCTACCCCGCCCCATCCTGCGGCGGGTAGCGGAGGGCGGCTGAGCCGCCGGAAGGGGTGA